The Pyrodictium delaneyi genome contains a region encoding:
- a CDS encoding ubiquitin-like small modifier protein 1, which produces MPRVKVKLFAIYYEAAGTRELEVDLPEGATVLDLAKLLEEKFPKLRGELVEDGRISEEARVLINGRNIEWLEKEKTKLHDGDVVAFFPPAAGG; this is translated from the coding sequence GTGCCCCGGGTGAAAGTCAAGCTATTTGCCATATACTACGAGGCCGCAGGTACACGCGAGCTAGAGGTAGACCTCCCAGAAGGCGCCACCGTGCTAGACCTGGCAAAACTGCTTGAAGAAAAATTCCCCAAGCTCCGCGGCGAACTAGTAGAAGACGGCCGCATAAGCGAAGAGGCACGTGTACTAATCAACGGTAGAAACATAGAATGGCTAGAAAAGGAAAAGACGAAGCTACACGACGGCGACGTAGTAGCCTTCTTCCCGCCAGCCGCCGGAGGCTAA